A single region of the Arthrobacter sp. zg-Y20 genome encodes:
- a CDS encoding sugar porter family MFS transporter, with the protein MSTSVSNGSTKPAKATPHRRALRRASWIVTLGGFLFGYDTGVINGALPYMQDDLGLTPVTEGLVTSSLLFGAAFGGAISGKLTDRFGRRRVLMGLAAVFLLGTLGTSLAPTIAVMVGSRVVLGLAVGGASALVPVFLAELAPAERRGQMVTRDQLMIVTGQLVAFIANAVIGNLWGEDQGVWRWMLVVATLPAIALWIGISFVPESPRWLASKGRFAETLAALRRIRSEEDAQAEHEEVRTLAEKDSAETGTLRDFAEPWLLRVLLIGMGLSIVQQITGVNAIMYYGTQILEDAGFGTEAALTANIANGVVSVAAAIFGIWLLGRVRRRHMLMTGLIGTGSSLLLIGVVSLFVAEGDARGYIILALTVLFLGFQQGAVSPVTWLMLSEIFPLKVRGLGIGLSVFVQWMTNFAVGFSFPILMDAIGISKTFFIFVVLGLLALVFVRRFVPETRGQSLEQVEAQLRAAGTK; encoded by the coding sequence ATGTCCACCTCAGTATCAAACGGCTCCACCAAGCCCGCGAAAGCAACACCGCACCGGCGGGCGCTCCGGCGTGCGTCCTGGATTGTTACCCTTGGCGGATTCCTCTTCGGCTACGACACCGGCGTTATCAACGGTGCACTGCCGTACATGCAGGACGATCTCGGCCTGACCCCGGTCACCGAGGGCCTGGTTACGTCCAGCCTGCTGTTCGGTGCAGCCTTCGGCGGAGCCATTTCCGGCAAGCTGACGGACCGGTTCGGCCGGCGCAGGGTCCTGATGGGTCTGGCCGCCGTCTTCCTGCTGGGCACGCTGGGCACCTCCTTGGCGCCCACCATTGCCGTAATGGTGGGCTCCCGCGTGGTTCTTGGCCTGGCGGTCGGCGGCGCCTCCGCGCTTGTACCCGTGTTCCTGGCCGAACTGGCGCCGGCGGAGCGCCGCGGCCAGATGGTTACCCGCGACCAGCTGATGATTGTCACCGGACAGCTGGTGGCCTTCATAGCCAATGCCGTGATCGGCAACCTCTGGGGCGAGGACCAGGGCGTGTGGCGGTGGATGCTCGTGGTGGCCACCCTGCCTGCCATCGCCCTGTGGATCGGCATCAGCTTTGTTCCGGAAAGCCCGCGCTGGCTGGCGTCCAAGGGCCGCTTCGCCGAGACCCTCGCGGCCCTTCGCCGGATCCGCAGCGAGGAAGACGCGCAGGCGGAACACGAAGAAGTACGCACCCTGGCCGAAAAGGACTCCGCGGAGACCGGGACGCTGCGCGATTTCGCCGAGCCCTGGTTGCTGCGGGTGCTCCTGATCGGCATGGGACTGTCCATTGTCCAGCAGATCACCGGCGTCAACGCCATCATGTACTACGGCACCCAGATCCTGGAGGACGCGGGGTTCGGCACCGAAGCCGCCCTGACCGCCAATATCGCCAACGGCGTGGTCTCCGTTGCGGCTGCCATCTTCGGTATCTGGCTGCTGGGCCGGGTCCGCCGCCGGCACATGCTGATGACCGGCCTCATCGGCACCGGTTCCTCGCTGCTGCTGATCGGCGTGGTGTCGCTCTTCGTTGCCGAAGGTGATGCCCGCGGATACATCATCCTGGCCCTGACGGTTCTGTTCCTGGGCTTCCAGCAGGGCGCGGTATCCCCGGTGACCTGGCTGATGCTCTCGGAAATCTTCCCGCTGAAGGTCCGTGGCCTCGGTATCGGCCTGTCCGTCTTTGTGCAGTGGATGACCAACTTCGCGGTCGGCTTCTCGTTCCCCATCCTGATGGACGCCATTGGGATCTCGAAGACCTTCTTTATCTTCGTGGTGCTGGGGCTGCTGGCCCTGGTGTTTGTCCGCCGCTTTGTTCCGGAAACCCGCGGACAGAGCCTGGAGCAGGTGGAAGCCCAGCTTCGCGCTGCCGGCACCAAGTAG
- a CDS encoding MarR family transcriptional regulator, translating into MEDQELRRDIVDAIRGMSVDGQRVADAFAHTHGLNATDMRALVLIMEAEIRHEALTAGQLSARLGTSSGATTAVIDRLERIGHIHRNRTHSDRRKVTLHFEPLAMELAGAYFGPLGAMNDEVMSRYTDQELRTILGFMQSIRESYSRYLARLAPDGSQAAGPDGAAPETLQTGRGRNG; encoded by the coding sequence GTGGAAGATCAGGAACTGAGGCGCGACATCGTCGACGCAATCCGCGGTATGAGCGTGGACGGACAGCGTGTGGCGGATGCCTTTGCGCACACCCACGGACTCAACGCCACGGACATGCGGGCCCTGGTGCTCATCATGGAGGCGGAAATCCGCCACGAGGCACTGACCGCCGGGCAGCTGAGCGCCCGGCTGGGCACGTCCTCGGGTGCCACCACCGCGGTGATCGACCGGCTTGAACGCATCGGCCACATCCACCGCAACCGCACCCACTCGGACCGGCGGAAAGTCACCCTGCACTTTGAACCGCTGGCCATGGAGCTGGCCGGAGCATACTTCGGCCCGCTGGGTGCCATGAATGACGAAGTGATGTCCCGCTACACGGACCAGGAGCTGCGCACCATACTCGGCTTTATGCAGTCCATCCGCGAGAGCTATTCGCGGTACCTGGCCCGGCTGGCGCCCGACGGCAGCCAGGCAGCCGGGCCCGACGGCGCCGCACCGGAAACGCTGCAAACGGGCCGCGGGAGAAACGGGTAA
- a CDS encoding inositol monophosphatase family protein, whose protein sequence is MSENALPEDFQLAADLVREAGQLALQMRAEGLTASQKTSVSDVVTAADREAEALVVRRLRELRPDDGIVGEEGASHNGTSGRSWVIDPVDGTYNFFTGSTYWCSAIALRSEPGPHELPGDPDVLLGAIYQPQEDLLWVGGKGRPATLNGEPIGAPADEPLNRLCAGTYLHPTWLQRPEVVGPWTAAASRAATLRMMGSGSCDLGRVASGQPGAWFQHSCPEWDWLPGKAIVLAAGGSTAVVEVNGFRWHIAGSAGAVREIHEALTSA, encoded by the coding sequence ATGAGTGAGAATGCCCTGCCCGAGGACTTCCAACTGGCCGCCGACCTGGTGCGCGAAGCCGGGCAGCTTGCCCTGCAGATGCGTGCCGAGGGGCTGACCGCCAGCCAGAAAACCTCGGTGTCCGACGTCGTCACCGCCGCGGACCGCGAGGCGGAGGCGCTGGTGGTGCGCCGGCTGCGGGAACTGCGTCCGGACGACGGCATCGTGGGGGAGGAGGGTGCCAGCCACAACGGCACCTCCGGCCGGTCCTGGGTCATCGACCCCGTGGACGGGACCTACAACTTCTTCACCGGGTCCACCTACTGGTGCTCGGCCATTGCACTGCGGTCCGAGCCGGGCCCGCACGAACTGCCGGGTGACCCCGACGTGCTGCTCGGCGCCATCTACCAGCCGCAGGAAGACCTGCTGTGGGTTGGCGGCAAGGGCCGCCCGGCCACCCTCAACGGCGAGCCGATCGGTGCGCCGGCCGACGAACCGCTGAACCGGCTATGCGCCGGCACCTACTTGCACCCCACTTGGCTGCAGCGCCCGGAAGTGGTGGGCCCGTGGACGGCAGCGGCGTCGCGCGCAGCAACCCTGAGGATGATGGGCTCGGGCTCCTGCGACCTGGGCCGGGTGGCTTCCGGCCAGCCCGGGGCCTGGTTCCAGCACAGCTGCCCGGAATGGGACTGGCTGCCCGGAAAAGCCATTGTGCTGGCTGCCGGCGGCAGCACCGCCGTCGTCGAAGTAAACGGGTTCCGCTGGCACATTGCCGGTTCCGCCGGCGCCGTGCGGGAGATCCACGAAGCCCTGACCTCCGCCTGA
- the sucC gene encoding ADP-forming succinate--CoA ligase subunit beta, translated as MDLFEYQARDMFEAHGVPVLAGIVAHTPEEAKAAAEKIGGVVVVKAQVKVGGRGKAGGVKVAKTADEAFEHASNILGMDIKGHTVHTVMIAQGADIAEEFYFSVLLDRANRNYLAMCSVEGGMEIEQLAVERPDALARVAVDPAVGIDTAKAEEIVDAAGFAPELREGVVNAILKLWDVFTKEDATLVEVNPLVKTGDGQILALDGKVSLDENADFRQAGHAALEDKDAADPLEAKAKANDLNYVKLDGQVGIIGNGAGLVMSTLDVVAYAGEKHGNVKPANFLDIGGGASASVMAAGLDVILNDEQVRSVFVNVFGGITACDAVANGIVKALEILGDEANKPLVVRLDGNNVEEGRRILAEANHPLVTLATTMDEGADKAAELAYAAR; from the coding sequence GTGGACCTGTTTGAATATCAGGCGCGCGATATGTTTGAGGCGCACGGTGTACCCGTGCTCGCCGGAATCGTGGCGCACACTCCTGAAGAAGCCAAAGCTGCTGCTGAGAAGATCGGCGGCGTTGTCGTCGTCAAGGCACAGGTCAAGGTTGGTGGCCGCGGCAAGGCCGGCGGCGTAAAGGTCGCGAAGACCGCCGATGAAGCTTTCGAGCACGCATCCAACATCCTGGGCATGGACATCAAGGGCCACACCGTTCACACGGTGATGATCGCCCAGGGTGCCGACATTGCCGAGGAATTCTACTTCTCGGTCCTGCTGGACCGCGCAAACCGCAACTACCTGGCCATGTGCTCGGTCGAAGGCGGCATGGAGATCGAGCAGCTGGCCGTGGAGCGTCCCGACGCCCTGGCCCGCGTGGCTGTTGATCCCGCCGTCGGCATCGACACCGCCAAGGCCGAAGAGATCGTCGACGCCGCCGGGTTCGCCCCCGAGCTGCGCGAAGGCGTGGTCAACGCCATCCTGAAGCTGTGGGACGTTTTCACCAAGGAAGACGCCACCCTCGTTGAGGTCAATCCGCTGGTGAAGACCGGCGACGGACAGATCCTCGCCCTCGACGGCAAGGTCTCCCTGGACGAGAACGCCGACTTCCGCCAGGCCGGCCACGCCGCTCTGGAAGACAAGGACGCCGCGGATCCCCTCGAGGCCAAGGCCAAGGCCAATGACCTGAACTACGTCAAGCTTGACGGCCAGGTGGGCATCATCGGCAACGGCGCCGGTCTTGTCATGTCCACGCTCGACGTCGTCGCCTACGCCGGCGAGAAGCACGGCAACGTGAAGCCGGCCAACTTCCTGGACATCGGCGGCGGAGCCTCGGCATCCGTCATGGCCGCCGGCCTGGACGTCATCCTGAATGACGAGCAGGTTCGGTCCGTGTTCGTGAACGTCTTCGGCGGCATCACCGCCTGTGACGCCGTGGCCAACGGCATCGTCAAGGCCCTGGAAATCCTCGGCGACGAAGCCAACAAGCCGCTGGTTGTCCGTCTGGACGGCAACAACGTCGAAGAAGGCCGCCGCATCCTTGCCGAGGCCAACCACCCGCTGGTCACCCTGGCCACCACCATGGACGAAGGCGCCGACAAGGCTGCCGAGCTCGCTTACGCCGCTCGCTGA
- a CDS encoding ElyC/SanA/YdcF family protein — translation MMKLAAGVLLASVVALSACSGPAGATASATASPGMSSPGADAGGEGESLESLFSAVRNNAPTGERIDALEAIAMHYYWYGGDLLQAEEEIFQGITLHGDYDVVAQAFAQAVEMDPWDVDLRYSLASAQVLQKKLPEAMDTYAGILALDPKNFNARLTHTVYSKVTGDTAAYTAGMEELRRLDPERAADFEARIQTVDDVAAVPFNTKVPDGVPAQHHAFVVLGYALSDTGEMEETLIERLKVAKAAADKYPDSLLIVTGGVPKGGITESDAMARWLTENGVAEDRIIKEGLATDTVENALFSLERAQDAGVESMTLISSASHMRRALVVFGETEKLLAHLSGSKPRDIGNAVYLDYPTAEEASVMGPDEEMVIMRDLMRSSGIWAFPGLQR, via the coding sequence ATGATGAAACTCGCTGCGGGCGTCCTGCTCGCCTCAGTCGTTGCGCTTTCGGCCTGTTCCGGTCCGGCCGGCGCCACTGCTTCGGCCACGGCCTCCCCGGGTATGTCCTCTCCGGGGGCCGACGCCGGCGGGGAGGGGGAGTCGCTCGAGTCACTGTTCAGCGCGGTCCGCAACAACGCCCCCACAGGCGAGCGCATCGACGCCCTGGAGGCCATCGCGATGCACTACTACTGGTACGGCGGCGACCTGTTGCAGGCCGAAGAGGAAATCTTCCAAGGCATCACCCTGCACGGGGATTACGACGTGGTGGCGCAGGCATTTGCGCAGGCGGTGGAAATGGACCCGTGGGACGTGGACCTGAGGTATTCACTGGCCTCGGCACAGGTGCTGCAGAAGAAGCTTCCGGAGGCCATGGACACCTACGCCGGCATCCTCGCCCTGGATCCGAAAAACTTCAATGCCCGGCTTACGCACACCGTGTACTCAAAGGTGACCGGTGACACCGCGGCCTACACAGCCGGGATGGAAGAACTGCGGCGGCTGGACCCTGAACGTGCCGCGGACTTTGAGGCGCGGATCCAGACGGTCGACGACGTCGCCGCCGTTCCCTTTAACACAAAGGTCCCGGACGGAGTGCCCGCTCAGCACCACGCCTTCGTTGTCCTCGGCTATGCACTTTCGGACACGGGTGAAATGGAAGAAACACTGATTGAACGGCTCAAAGTAGCGAAGGCGGCAGCGGACAAGTATCCCGATTCCCTGCTGATCGTGACCGGCGGCGTTCCCAAGGGCGGCATCACGGAGTCGGATGCGATGGCCCGCTGGCTGACGGAGAACGGCGTGGCGGAGGACCGGATCATCAAGGAGGGCCTGGCAACGGACACGGTGGAGAACGCACTCTTCTCGCTTGAACGGGCGCAGGACGCCGGCGTGGAAAGCATGACGCTCATCAGCAGCGCCAGCCACATGCGGCGTGCCCTGGTGGTCTTCGGGGAGACCGAGAAACTGCTGGCCCATCTGTCCGGCAGCAAGCCGCGCGACATCGGCAACGCCGTCTACCTCGACTACCCCACCGCCGAAGAGGCGTCCGTTATGGGCCCGGACGAAGAAATGGTCATTATGCGGGACCTGATGCGTTCCTCGGGAATCTGGGCCTTCCCCGGGCTGCAGCGCTAG
- the pcrA gene encoding DNA helicase PcrA has protein sequence MDYLFDPLFPAPRKNAPEPAAQAPQAEHTRRGSSYADESRAADLLQGLNPQQEEAVKHAGSPLLIVAGAGSGKTRVLSHRIAYLLATGRSNPGQILAITFTNKAAAEMRERIENLVGGVAKTMWISTFHSSCVRILRREAKTVGMNSNFSIYDSADSLRLITLVAKGLDLDPKRFTPKSIMNKISALKNELVDEESYAESANYSDPFESAVAEVYKGYAQRMRQANAMDFDDLIAQTVFMFRAFPGVAEYYRRRFRHILVDEYQDTNHAQYALVRELVGSDDDALDVPPAELTVVGDSDQSIYAFRGADVRNINDFEKDYPAARTILLEQNYRSTQTILNAANAVISRNPNRPEKRLWTAEGDGEKIIGYVGENEHEEARFIAEEIDRLQDEENLRPGDVAVFYRTNAQSRSLEDVLVRVGLPYKVVGGTRFYERKEIKDALAYLRVLVNSDDVVNLRRILNEPKRGIGDRAEYSVAALAERERISFMAALRRAAEAPGLATRSLNSINGFVKLIDDLSEVASGSGAAAALEAVLEQTGYLAQLRSSNDPQDESRVENLAELVAVVREYERDNPEGSLGEFLEQVSLVADADSIPDAPEGSAEEVAAAVEESRRQGVVTLMTLHTAKGLEFPVVFLTGMEQGLFPHQRSATDPAELAEERRLAYVGLTRARQRLYLTRSEVRSMWGQSQYNPASQFVSEVPADLIDWKREGMERPAWGGGGGSITSSRYSGSSWGAGTPLGTGGSTANAPVAKAMGRVQPQKEVISVAAGDKVNHTSFGHGTVLAVEGAGDKTVAKVKFDIGEKRLLLRYAPLTKES, from the coding sequence ATGGACTACCTCTTTGATCCACTCTTTCCCGCACCCCGCAAAAACGCTCCGGAGCCTGCCGCGCAGGCACCGCAGGCCGAACACACCCGGCGGGGATCCTCCTATGCGGACGAAAGCCGTGCCGCGGACCTGCTGCAGGGCCTGAACCCGCAGCAGGAAGAAGCGGTGAAACACGCCGGGTCGCCCCTGCTGATTGTGGCCGGCGCCGGATCGGGCAAAACCCGGGTCCTCAGCCACCGCATCGCCTATCTCCTGGCCACCGGCCGCTCGAACCCCGGCCAGATCCTGGCCATTACGTTCACCAACAAGGCCGCCGCGGAAATGCGCGAGCGGATCGAGAACCTGGTGGGCGGCGTCGCCAAGACCATGTGGATCTCCACCTTCCACTCCTCCTGCGTGCGGATCCTGCGCCGCGAGGCCAAAACGGTGGGGATGAACTCCAACTTCTCCATCTACGACTCGGCGGACTCGCTGCGCCTGATCACCTTGGTGGCCAAGGGCCTGGATCTGGACCCCAAGCGGTTCACTCCCAAGTCCATCATGAACAAGATCTCTGCGCTGAAGAACGAACTGGTGGACGAAGAGTCCTACGCCGAATCGGCGAATTACTCCGACCCGTTCGAATCCGCTGTGGCCGAGGTCTACAAGGGCTACGCGCAGCGGATGCGCCAGGCCAACGCCATGGACTTTGATGACCTGATTGCCCAGACGGTGTTTATGTTCCGGGCCTTCCCTGGCGTGGCCGAATACTACCGCCGGCGGTTCCGGCACATCCTGGTGGACGAGTACCAGGACACCAACCACGCCCAGTACGCGCTGGTCCGCGAACTGGTGGGCAGCGACGACGACGCCCTTGACGTTCCGCCGGCGGAACTGACCGTGGTGGGCGACTCCGACCAGTCCATCTACGCATTCCGCGGCGCCGACGTGCGGAACATCAACGATTTCGAGAAGGATTACCCCGCAGCACGGACCATCCTGCTGGAGCAGAACTACCGCTCCACCCAAACCATCCTCAATGCGGCCAACGCGGTGATTTCCCGCAACCCCAACCGGCCGGAGAAACGGCTCTGGACCGCTGAGGGCGACGGCGAGAAGATCATCGGCTACGTGGGCGAGAACGAACACGAGGAAGCCCGGTTCATTGCCGAGGAGATTGACCGGCTGCAGGACGAGGAAAACCTGCGCCCCGGCGACGTCGCGGTGTTCTACCGGACCAACGCGCAGTCCCGTTCCCTCGAAGACGTGCTGGTCCGCGTGGGGCTGCCCTACAAAGTGGTGGGTGGCACCCGGTTCTACGAACGCAAGGAAATCAAGGATGCGCTGGCCTACCTGCGCGTCCTGGTGAACTCCGACGACGTCGTGAACCTGCGCCGGATCCTCAACGAACCCAAGCGCGGCATCGGCGACCGCGCGGAATACTCCGTGGCGGCCCTGGCCGAACGGGAACGGATTTCCTTTATGGCCGCACTGCGCCGTGCCGCCGAGGCGCCGGGCCTGGCCACCCGGTCGCTGAACTCGATCAACGGCTTCGTGAAACTGATCGATGACCTCTCGGAGGTAGCCTCCGGCTCGGGTGCCGCCGCAGCCCTGGAAGCAGTACTGGAACAGACCGGCTACCTGGCCCAGCTGCGCTCCAGCAACGACCCGCAGGACGAGTCGCGGGTCGAGAACCTTGCCGAACTCGTGGCCGTGGTGCGCGAGTACGAGCGGGACAACCCCGAAGGGTCCCTGGGCGAGTTCCTGGAGCAGGTCTCTTTGGTGGCGGACGCCGATTCCATCCCCGACGCGCCGGAAGGCTCCGCGGAGGAAGTTGCGGCAGCCGTGGAGGAATCCCGCCGGCAGGGCGTGGTGACCCTGATGACCCTGCACACCGCCAAGGGCCTGGAATTCCCGGTGGTGTTCCTGACCGGTATGGAGCAGGGACTGTTCCCGCACCAGCGCTCGGCCACAGACCCGGCCGAACTGGCAGAGGAGCGGCGGCTGGCCTACGTGGGGCTGACCCGGGCGCGGCAGCGGCTGTATCTGACCAGGTCCGAGGTTCGCAGCATGTGGGGACAGAGCCAGTACAACCCGGCCAGCCAGTTCGTGAGCGAGGTCCCGGCGGACCTGATCGATTGGAAGCGCGAAGGAATGGAGCGGCCGGCCTGGGGCGGCGGCGGGGGAAGCATCACGTCCAGCCGCTACTCCGGGTCCTCCTGGGGCGCCGGTACACCGCTGGGAACCGGCGGCAGCACCGCCAATGCGCCGGTGGCCAAGGCCATGGGCCGCGTGCAGCCGCAAAAGGAAGTCATCTCCGTGGCAGCCGGGGACAAGGTCAACCACACGTCCTTCGGGCACGGCACCGTGCTGGCCGTGGAAGGTGCGGGGGACAAAACAGTGGCAAAGGTGAAGTTCGACATCGGGGAAAAGCGCCTGCTGCTGCGCTATGCGCCGCTGACGAAGGAGTCCTGA
- a CDS encoding carbohydrate ABC transporter permease encodes MAVTAPAPPAGSVPAAEPRKRRYGADNVSARRMWARTVIGALIALVFLTPYLIMLVGSLKTRSEILSVPPEYLPGDGLQFGNYQSMWSTPETPLTYNLLSTIIIAVLATLLVLLVATPAAYYTARFRFPGRLVFLFLVIVTQMLQPAVLTAGLFRQMLWLDLNDTWVAMILINAAFNLSFALWIMHSFFAAIPQEIDEAAQIDGAGRLKVLMRINLPLVWPGIVTAVIFTFVASWNEFAASLVIMSTAENQPLSVALTKFIGQYATSWQYVFGVSIVAIVPVIILFAVIEKRLIGGLTAGAVK; translated from the coding sequence ATGGCCGTCACTGCCCCTGCGCCCCCGGCAGGTTCCGTGCCCGCTGCGGAACCCCGGAAGCGGCGCTACGGCGCCGACAATGTCAGTGCCCGGCGGATGTGGGCGCGCACGGTCATCGGTGCGCTGATTGCCCTGGTTTTCCTCACCCCGTACCTCATCATGCTGGTGGGGTCGCTGAAAACCAGGTCGGAAATCCTTTCGGTTCCCCCCGAGTACCTGCCCGGGGACGGGCTGCAGTTCGGCAACTACCAGTCCATGTGGTCCACCCCGGAAACCCCGCTGACCTACAACCTGCTGTCCACCATCATCATTGCGGTCCTAGCCACGCTGCTGGTGCTGCTGGTGGCCACCCCGGCCGCGTATTACACCGCAAGGTTCCGGTTCCCGGGCCGGCTGGTCTTCCTGTTCCTGGTGATTGTGACCCAGATGCTCCAGCCGGCGGTCCTCACGGCCGGACTGTTCCGGCAGATGCTGTGGCTGGACCTGAACGACACATGGGTGGCCATGATCCTGATTAACGCGGCCTTCAACCTCTCCTTCGCGCTATGGATCATGCACAGCTTCTTTGCCGCCATTCCGCAGGAGATTGACGAAGCGGCACAGATTGACGGCGCCGGACGGCTCAAAGTGCTGATGCGGATCAACCTGCCGCTGGTCTGGCCGGGGATTGTGACAGCGGTGATTTTCACTTTTGTGGCGTCCTGGAACGAGTTCGCGGCGAGCCTCGTGATTATGTCCACGGCGGAGAACCAGCCCCTGTCCGTGGCGCTGACTAAGTTCATCGGCCAATACGCCACCAGCTGGCAGTACGTTTTCGGCGTGTCAATCGTCGCCATTGTGCCGGTGATTATTCTCTTTGCCGTCATCGAAAAGCGCCTCATCGGCGGACTTACCGCGGGTGCCGTGAAGTAA
- the sucD gene encoding succinate--CoA ligase subunit alpha: MSIFLNKDSKVIVQGITGGEGTKHTALMLKAGTQVVGGVNARKAGTTVTHGDVELPVFGTVTEAMDKTNADVSIVFVPPAFTKDAVMEAIDAGIGLVVVITEGVPVQDSAEFWAHAQSKVDADGNQVTRIIGPNCPGIITPGEALVGITPNNITGKGPIGLVSKSGTLTYQMMYELRDLGFSTAIGIGGDPVIGTTHIDALAAFEADPETKAIVMIGEIGGDAEERAAEFIKANVTKPVVGYVAGFTAPEGKTMGHAGAIVSGSAGTAQAKKEALEAAGVKVGKTPSETATLLREVFAAL, translated from the coding sequence ATGTCTATCTTTTTGAACAAGGACTCCAAGGTCATCGTTCAGGGCATCACCGGCGGCGAAGGCACCAAGCACACCGCCCTGATGCTCAAGGCCGGAACCCAGGTTGTCGGCGGCGTTAACGCCCGCAAGGCCGGCACCACGGTTACCCACGGCGACGTGGAACTGCCCGTTTTCGGCACCGTGACTGAGGCCATGGACAAGACCAACGCAGACGTCTCCATCGTCTTCGTTCCGCCGGCCTTCACCAAGGACGCCGTCATGGAAGCGATCGACGCCGGCATCGGCCTCGTCGTCGTCATCACCGAAGGTGTTCCCGTGCAGGACTCCGCCGAGTTCTGGGCCCACGCCCAGTCCAAGGTGGATGCTGACGGCAACCAGGTCACGCGCATCATCGGCCCGAACTGCCCCGGCATCATCACGCCCGGCGAAGCTCTGGTTGGCATCACCCCGAACAACATCACCGGCAAGGGCCCGATCGGCTTGGTCTCCAAGTCCGGCACCCTGACGTACCAGATGATGTACGAACTGCGCGACCTTGGCTTCTCCACAGCCATTGGCATCGGCGGCGACCCGGTCATCGGCACCACTCACATCGACGCCCTGGCTGCGTTTGAAGCGGATCCCGAGACCAAGGCCATCGTGATGATCGGTGAAATCGGCGGCGACGCCGAGGAACGTGCCGCAGAGTTCATCAAGGCCAACGTCACGAAGCCGGTTGTCGGCTACGTGGCAGGTTTCACGGCTCCCGAAGGCAAGACCATGGGCCACGCAGGCGCCATTGTCTCCGGTTCCGCTGGAACCGCCCAGGCCAAGAAAGAGGCCCTCGAGGCTGCCGGCGTGAAGGTCGGCAAGACGCCGTCCGAGACCGCCACCCTGCTGCGCGAAGTTTTCGCAGCCCTCTAG